AAGTAATGATGCTACCACCTTCTGTCATTAAGGGTTTAGCTACTGCCGCTAGCTTAGTCAACGAGTAAGTACTGATGCTTAAAGCTTGAGCAAATCCGGCTCTAGAAGTAGCGCTAAAATCGCCTGAGAGGTCTTCTTTTTGGGCGAAAGCTAAACAGTGGATTAATATATCTAACTTACCCCAGGTTTTCTGAACTTCTTGAAAAGCTGACTCCACTTGAGCATCATCTTCCACGTTACACGGAACAAAAATTTTGGGGTTTAAAGGTTCGACTAGTTCCGAAACTTTTTTCTCAAATCGACCTTTATCATCAGGCAGGTAGGTAACACCAATGTTAGCACCAGCTTGGTGTAATTGTTGAGCAATGCCCCAAGCTATAGAGCGGTTATTGGCAATGCCAGTGACAATCGCATTTTTACCAGTTAAATCTAGCATAATGGTCTATTGTAAATTAATAGTGAACATCTTAGGTACTCCAAGAGCAGTCAAAATAGTCTAGTCTCGTGCCTCCACCACTAGGTTTTGTATCAAAAAGCACAAAAATTTAGGTGCTACTCAGATTAAGTTTTTTGGCTACAGTCAACAATTTTTGACATTGCTAGGCTTCGGACTAGCACCCAGAATATAAAGGGTTGGTTATACTAATGGACATGGTGGCGACGCAAGATAAACCGCTAGGAAATGTATTTCGTCAGATGGGGGGTGGGTCATTTCCCCCTGTGGTAGAGACGTTTGAGCGCGGAAAGACAATTTTTTTTCCTGGAGATCCAGCAGAGAGAGTATATTTTTTGCTCAAAGGTGCTGTCAAGCTATCGCGGGTTTACGAAGCTGGGGAAGAAATCACCGTCGCCCTGTTGAGGGAAAATAGTGTCTTTGGGGTTTTGTCTTTAATCACCGGAAACCGTTCCGACAGATTTTACCATGCTGTTGCTTTTACACCTGTAGAATTGCTCTCGGCTCCTATTGAACAAGTAGAACAAGCTTTAAAAGAAAACCCAGAATTATCTTGGTTGATGTTGCGCGGACTATCATCGAGAATTTTAGAAACTGAGATGATGATTGAAACCCTAGCACATAGGGATATGGGTTCGCGGTTAGTCAGTTTTCTCCTCATTTTATGTCGTGATTTTGGGATACCTACTAATAATGGGATTACAGTTGATTTGAAATTATCTCATCAAGCTATAGCTGAAGCCATTGGTTCAACTCGCGTGACGGTAACCCGTTTATTGGGAGATTTACGACAAGAAGAAATGATCTCGATTCATAAAAAGAAAATTACAGTACACAATCCCGTCCTTTTAAGTCAACAATTCAGTTAAGTTTGGATGTTGAAGCGTTAGATGTAACTTCTGTTAGTCTAGAG
This genomic interval from Merismopedia glauca CCAP 1448/3 contains the following:
- the fabI gene encoding enoyl-ACP reductase FabI, with the protein product MLDLTGKNAIVTGIANNRSIAWGIAQQLHQAGANIGVTYLPDDKGRFEKKVSELVEPLNPKIFVPCNVEDDAQVESAFQEVQKTWGKLDILIHCLAFAQKEDLSGDFSATSRAGFAQALSISTYSLTKLAAVAKPLMTEGGSIITLSYLGGVKVIPNYNVMGIAKAGLEMSVRYLAAELGPQNIRVNAISAGPIRTLASSAVGGILDMIHHVEEVAPLRRTVTQLEVGNTAAFLSSDLASGITGQVIYVDAGYEIMGM
- the ntcA gene encoding global nitrogen regulator NtcA, with amino-acid sequence MGGGSFPPVVETFERGKTIFFPGDPAERVYFLLKGAVKLSRVYEAGEEITVALLRENSVFGVLSLITGNRSDRFYHAVAFTPVELLSAPIEQVEQALKENPELSWLMLRGLSSRILETEMMIETLAHRDMGSRLVSFLLILCRDFGIPTNNGITVDLKLSHQAIAEAIGSTRVTVTRLLGDLRQEEMISIHKKKITVHNPVLLSQQFS